A single Salmo trutta chromosome 14, fSalTru1.1, whole genome shotgun sequence DNA region contains:
- the LOC115207683 gene encoding solute carrier family 2, facilitated glucose transporter member 1 isoform X2, with the protein MQVTFQLMLTVGTAVIGSLQFGYNTGVINAPQKVIERFLNETWFDRYQEPIAKTSLTTLWSISVAIFSVGGIFGSFSVGLFVNRFGRRNSMLMANVLAFVSAALMGFSKMGGSWEMLIIGRFVVGLYSGLSTGFVPMYVGEVAPTALRGALGTLHQLGIVTGILMAQVFGMEALMGNASLWPFLLGFTFIPALMQCALLPFCPESPRFLLINRNEENKAKTVLKKLRGTTDVSADMQEMKEEARQMMREKKVTILELFRSPLYRQPIFIAIMLQLSQQLSGINAVFYYSTRIFEKAGVAQPVYATIGAGVVNTAFTVVSLFVVERAGRRSLHLLGLMGMAGAAVLMTIALALLEQLPWMSYVSIVAIFAFVAFFEIGPGPIPWFIVAELFSQGPRPSAFAVAGFSNWTANFIVGMAFQYVEELCGPYVFVIFTILLISFFIFTYFKVPETKGRTFDEISAGFRQSAGTGGEKHSPEELNSLGADSQL; encoded by the exons CAAGTGACCTTCCAGTTGATGCTGACGGTGGGAACAGCAGTGATTGGCTCGCTGCAGTTTGGTTACAACACGGGTGTCATCAACGCACCTCAGAAG GTTATTGAGAGGTTTCTCAACGAAACATGGTTCGACCGGTACCAGGAGCCCATCGCCAAGACCTCCCTCACCACCCTGTGGTCCATCTCCGTCGCCATCTTCTCTGTCGGCGGCATCTTCGGCTCCTTCTCCGTGGGCCTGTTCGTCAACCGCTTTGGCAG GAGGAACTCCATGCTCATGGCCAACGTGCTGGCCTTTGTCTCCGCTGCTCTCATGGGCTTCTCTAAGATGGGTGGCTCGTGGGAGATGCTGATCATCGGGCGCTTCGTGGTGGGCCTCTACTCTGGCCTCTCCACTGGCTTTGTGCCGATGTACGTGGGTGAGGTGGCCCCCACTGCCCTCCGAGGAGCCCTGGGCACCCTCCACCAGCTAGGCATCGTCACAGGCATCCTGATGGCACAG GTGTTTGGCATGGAGGCCTTAATGGGAAACGCATCTCTGTGGCCCTTCCTGCTGGGCTTCACTTTCATCCCAGCCCTAATGCAGTGTGCACTGCTGCCCTTCTGCCCCGAGAGCCCCCGCTTCCTCCTCATCAACCGTAACGAGGAGAACAAGGCCAAGACTG tcCTGAAGAAACTGCGTGGGACCACAGACGTGAGTGCAGACATGCAGGAGATGAAGGAGGAGGCCAGGCAGATGATGAGGGAGAAGAAGGTGACCATCCTTGAGCTGTTCCGTTCGCCACTCTACCGCCAACCCATCTTCATCGCTATCATGCTTCAGCTCTCCCAGCAGCTGTCTGGCATCAACGCT GTTTTCTACTACTCTACCCGTATCTTTGAGAAGGCCGGAGTTGCTCAGCCTGTTTATGCTACAATTGGTGCCGGTGTGGTCAACACAGCCTTCACTGTGGTGTCG ttgTTTGTGGTGGAGCGCGCCGGACGCAGGTCTCTCCACTTGCTGGGGCTGATGGGAATGGCAGGCGCTGCCGTTCTGATGACCATCGCTCTGGCTCTGCTG GAACAGCTGCCGTGGATGTCCTACGTGAGCATCGTGGCCATCTTTGCCTTTGTGGCATTCTTTGAGATTGGCCCGGGTCCCATCCCCTGGTTCATCGTGGCTGAGCTGTTCTCCCAAGGACCCCGGCCCTCGGCCTTCGCTGTGGCTGGCTTCTCTAACTGGACCGCCAACTTCATAGTGGGCATGGCCTTCCAGTATGTAGAG GAGTTGTGTGGCCCTTATGTCTTTGTCATCTTCACCATACTGCTGATCAGCTTCTTCATCTTCACCTACTTCAAGGTGCCTGAGACCAAGGGCCGGACATTTGACGAGATCTCGGCCGGGTTCCGCCAGTCGGCTGGCACTGGGGGAGAGAAGCACTCGCCGGAGGAGCTCAACAGCCTGGGGGCTGACTCTCAGCTCTGA
- the LOC115207683 gene encoding solute carrier family 2, facilitated glucose transporter member 1 isoform X1, with protein MDSGSKQVTFQLMLTVGTAVIGSLQFGYNTGVINAPQKVIERFLNETWFDRYQEPIAKTSLTTLWSISVAIFSVGGIFGSFSVGLFVNRFGRRNSMLMANVLAFVSAALMGFSKMGGSWEMLIIGRFVVGLYSGLSTGFVPMYVGEVAPTALRGALGTLHQLGIVTGILMAQVFGMEALMGNASLWPFLLGFTFIPALMQCALLPFCPESPRFLLINRNEENKAKTVLKKLRGTTDVSADMQEMKEEARQMMREKKVTILELFRSPLYRQPIFIAIMLQLSQQLSGINAVFYYSTRIFEKAGVAQPVYATIGAGVVNTAFTVVSLFVVERAGRRSLHLLGLMGMAGAAVLMTIALALLEQLPWMSYVSIVAIFAFVAFFEIGPGPIPWFIVAELFSQGPRPSAFAVAGFSNWTANFIVGMAFQYVEELCGPYVFVIFTILLISFFIFTYFKVPETKGRTFDEISAGFRQSAGTGGEKHSPEELNSLGADSQL; from the exons CAAGTGACCTTCCAGTTGATGCTGACGGTGGGAACAGCAGTGATTGGCTCGCTGCAGTTTGGTTACAACACGGGTGTCATCAACGCACCTCAGAAG GTTATTGAGAGGTTTCTCAACGAAACATGGTTCGACCGGTACCAGGAGCCCATCGCCAAGACCTCCCTCACCACCCTGTGGTCCATCTCCGTCGCCATCTTCTCTGTCGGCGGCATCTTCGGCTCCTTCTCCGTGGGCCTGTTCGTCAACCGCTTTGGCAG GAGGAACTCCATGCTCATGGCCAACGTGCTGGCCTTTGTCTCCGCTGCTCTCATGGGCTTCTCTAAGATGGGTGGCTCGTGGGAGATGCTGATCATCGGGCGCTTCGTGGTGGGCCTCTACTCTGGCCTCTCCACTGGCTTTGTGCCGATGTACGTGGGTGAGGTGGCCCCCACTGCCCTCCGAGGAGCCCTGGGCACCCTCCACCAGCTAGGCATCGTCACAGGCATCCTGATGGCACAG GTGTTTGGCATGGAGGCCTTAATGGGAAACGCATCTCTGTGGCCCTTCCTGCTGGGCTTCACTTTCATCCCAGCCCTAATGCAGTGTGCACTGCTGCCCTTCTGCCCCGAGAGCCCCCGCTTCCTCCTCATCAACCGTAACGAGGAGAACAAGGCCAAGACTG tcCTGAAGAAACTGCGTGGGACCACAGACGTGAGTGCAGACATGCAGGAGATGAAGGAGGAGGCCAGGCAGATGATGAGGGAGAAGAAGGTGACCATCCTTGAGCTGTTCCGTTCGCCACTCTACCGCCAACCCATCTTCATCGCTATCATGCTTCAGCTCTCCCAGCAGCTGTCTGGCATCAACGCT GTTTTCTACTACTCTACCCGTATCTTTGAGAAGGCCGGAGTTGCTCAGCCTGTTTATGCTACAATTGGTGCCGGTGTGGTCAACACAGCCTTCACTGTGGTGTCG ttgTTTGTGGTGGAGCGCGCCGGACGCAGGTCTCTCCACTTGCTGGGGCTGATGGGAATGGCAGGCGCTGCCGTTCTGATGACCATCGCTCTGGCTCTGCTG GAACAGCTGCCGTGGATGTCCTACGTGAGCATCGTGGCCATCTTTGCCTTTGTGGCATTCTTTGAGATTGGCCCGGGTCCCATCCCCTGGTTCATCGTGGCTGAGCTGTTCTCCCAAGGACCCCGGCCCTCGGCCTTCGCTGTGGCTGGCTTCTCTAACTGGACCGCCAACTTCATAGTGGGCATGGCCTTCCAGTATGTAGAG GAGTTGTGTGGCCCTTATGTCTTTGTCATCTTCACCATACTGCTGATCAGCTTCTTCATCTTCACCTACTTCAAGGTGCCTGAGACCAAGGGCCGGACATTTGACGAGATCTCGGCCGGGTTCCGCCAGTCGGCTGGCACTGGGGGAGAGAAGCACTCGCCGGAGGAGCTCAACAGCCTGGGGGCTGACTCTCAGCTCTGA
- the LOC115207198 gene encoding repetin-like, producing MILSNNHTDVTPFTEEANEEKKRESPTVHRTTRLLEQDSSHKQDSSHKQDSSHKQDSSHKQDSSHKQDSSSKQDSSHKQDSSHKQDSSHKQDSSHKQDSSHKQDSSSKQDSSHKQDSSHKQDSSHKQDSSSKQDSSHKQGSNHKQGSSSKQNSSHKQGSSSKQDSSSKQDSSSKQDSSHKQGSSSKQDSSSKQGSSSKQDSSRAAVGGC from the exons atgatcctcagcaacaaccacacgGATGTAACGCCgtttacagaggaagcaaatgAAG agaaaaagagagaaagcccCACCGTGCATAGAACAACAAGGCTACTGGAGCAGGACAGCAGCCACAAGCAGGACAGCAGCCACAAGCAGGACAGCAGCCACAAGCAGGACAGCAGCCACAAGCAGGACAGCAGCCACAAGCAGGACAGCAGCAGCAAGCAGGACAGCAGCCACAAGCAGGACAGCAGCCACAAGCAGGACAGCAGCCACAAGCAGGACAGCAGCCACAAGCAGGACAGCAGCCACAAGCAGGACAGCAGCAGCAAGCAGGACAGCAGCCACAAGCAGGACAGCAGCCACAAGCAGGACAGCAGCCACAAGCAGGACAGCAGCAGCAAGCAGGACAGCAGCCACAAGCAGGGCAGCAACCACAAGCAGGGCAGCAGCAGCAAGCAGAACAGCAGCCACAAGCAGGGCAGTAGCAGCAAGCAGGACAGCAGCAGCAAGCAGGACAGCAGCAGCAAGCAGGACAGCAGCCACAAGCAGGGCAGCAGCAGCAAGCAGGACAGCAGCAGCAAGCAGGGCAGCAGCAGCAAGCAGGACAGCAGCAGGGCAGCAGTGGGTGGATGCTGA